In Citrus sinensis cultivar Valencia sweet orange chromosome 2, DVS_A1.0, whole genome shotgun sequence, a single genomic region encodes these proteins:
- the LOC102628103 gene encoding uncharacterized protein LOC102628103, with protein MRREGRQHGMVRTYRIAPSPWNPRPDARTVNKFDSPPTCGLFTKVSQRPTNHSKFTGKCGRARCVDCHMHPACKSKDKTKGTHKLINSRGLVSNYKMITWRVVDGRPGLNFSGLSATEMLDHLASDYVDDNVDDDDDEANDVYDHNGRYDQRDHEHEIKEAVRRNDDDDDNANDEDQDVMGYYDVAFDQVNEEDEGWCLLGEI; from the coding sequence ATGAGGAGAGAAGGTCGCCAGCACGGTATGGTTCGGACCTACCGGATCGCACCGTCTCCATGGAACCCGAGACCCGATGCCCGCACTGTTAACAAGTTCGATTCGCCCCCGACTTGTGGGTTATTTACAAAGGTGTCGCAGCGGCCCACCAACCACTCGAAGTTTACGGGCAAGTGCGGCAGGGCGCGGTGCGTGGACTGTCACATGCACCCGGCTTGCAAGTCCAAGGACAAGACCAAGGGAACTCACAAGCTTATTAATTCACGTGGCTTGGTCTCAAATTATAAGATGATCACGTGGCGGGTCGTGGACGGCCGGCCCGGCCTGAATTTCTCCGGGCTTTCTGCCACGGAGATGTTGGATCATTTGGCCAGTGACTACGTGGATGAcaatgttgatgatgatgatgatgaagccAATGATGTTTATGATCACAACGGTCGATATGATCAACGTGACCATGAGCATGAGATTAAAGAAGCTGTTAGaagaaatgatgatgatgacgacaATGCTAACGATGAAGATCAAGATGTTATGGGTTATTATGACGTGGCATTTGACCAAGTTAATGAGGAAGATGAAGGTTGGTGCTTATTGGGAGAAATCTGA